The sequence AGCCTGTTTTCTAATCTGCTCATTTTTTTCTACACTGCCCTTAAGAAAAAGATAAGCAGCATTTTTTATATTTCCAGTCATCATAGTATTAGTATAAGGATAACCTCTAACTCTTTTGAAGGTTGCCAGTTGAATAGAAGCGAAAAAGGCTAATCCCGCAATCGTAAAAATAGAGGGTAGAATCGGACTAAAAATAGCTATAACAGATAATAAAATAAATAATACATAAGTACTTGATTTATGCCACCTTAAATTTTTAGGTGTAATCCACTTTCTAAGAAAATAGTAAAAAAATTGTCCTAAAATAAAGAAAATAATCGGAAATAAAAAACTAAAAGCTTCTTTAAAATGACCATCTGCAAATTTCATCATCATATACAGAAGATTTCCGGTTTGCATGCTAGCAAAGCGTCCGCCTTGTGTAATAAATGTATAAGCATCAATAAAACCACTCATAAAAGTTAGAAGCATAGCTACTCTTAAACCTTCAAAATTTTGATAATCTTTTGTCATAATTTCCCCTTTGTTTCACGTGAAACTTTTTATAAGGTATTATTAGTTTCACAAGCAATAAACGATTTATCTCATATTTATGAGTCTTAGTACTTAATCAATGTCGAATCCAATCATCAATTTAGAATATCATAGTAAAGACCAATCAATAGCTCTTTTATAACCTATTGTTAGTCAATTACTAAACGGCGTAATCAAAAATCAGCTTCTTAAAAATCATTTTAACATGATTTTTTTACTTTAGGGTAATTCACAATTAATATCGGCTTTTACAAACTTTTCTAAACCATAATACTAATGCTGTTTAAAAAGTTTGATATATTCAGAATGATCTTTTTTCCTTTATTTATGGTAAGGACTTCCCTCTTGAATCATAAAGGCTCGATAAATTTGTTCTACCAAAACAAGACGCATTAACTGATGAGGAAGAGTTAATAAGCCAAAACTCATTAATATAGAAGCTCTTTTTTTAACTTCCTGTGATAACCCTAAACTCCCTCCAATAACAAAGGTCAAATCAGAATATCCTTTCAACATTGTAGCAGATAAAAGTTGGCTAAATTTCTCAGAAGAAAACTGTTTCCCTTCTATTGCTAAAACAATAACAAACTCACGATTAGAAATCTTATTAAGAATTCGCTGACCCTCTTTTTCAAGAATATGAGTATTTTGAGCTTGACTAGCATTATTTGGAATTTTCTCATCCGGTAATTCTTCCAGTTCGAATTTAGTAAAACGCTTTAGACGTTTACAATATTCAGCAATTCCATCTTTCAGATATTTTTCCTTTAATTTACCAACTGTGATTAATTTGACCTTCATATAATTTATT comes from Streptococcus troglodytae and encodes:
- the rlmH gene encoding 23S rRNA (pseudouridine(1915)-N(3))-methyltransferase RlmH, which encodes MKVKLITVGKLKEKYLKDGIAEYCKRLKRFTKFELEELPDEKIPNNASQAQNTHILEKEGQRILNKISNREFVIVLAIEGKQFSSEKFSQLLSATMLKGYSDLTFVIGGSLGLSQEVKKRASILMSFGLLTLPHQLMRLVLVEQIYRAFMIQEGSPYHK
- a CDS encoding YoaK family protein, with protein sequence MTKDYQNFEGLRVAMLLTFMSGFIDAYTFITQGGRFASMQTGNLLYMMMKFADGHFKEAFSFLFPIIFFILGQFFYYFLRKWITPKNLRWHKSSTYVLFILLSVIAIFSPILPSIFTIAGLAFFASIQLATFKRVRGYPYTNTMMTGNIKNAAYLFLKGSVEKNEQIRKQAFYIFMAIIMFMIGVLLSTVTCHYLIKSSLYFLLLPMLALIYFLNKEEAF